GTGAACGCCTACGAGATCTGGAGCGAGCAGAACCTGCGCCGCGAGTGGAATACGCCGCTGGGCATCAGCGCGCCAAGCTACGTCGAGATGCTGCGGCTGGCCTACACTGCGATCCGCACCGCCGATCCTGACGCGGTGGTCATCACGGGCGGGCTGGCTCCGACCGGCTACAACGACGGCGTGAACGCCATCAGCGACCGCGCGTACCTCGTCCAGCTTTACCGGGCGGGCGTCGCGGACTGGTCGGATGGGATCGGCGCACACCCGATGGGCTGGGCCAATCCGCCGGACAGCACGTGCTGCCAGCAGAATCGCCCGGACGTCGATGGGTGGGACGAGGACCCCAGCTTCTTCTTCTCGGACACGCTGCAGGACTACCGCGAGATCATGGTGCAGAACGGCGACAGCGGCACGTACCTGTGGGTGACCAAGTTCGGGTGGGGCACGAATGATGGCCTCAACGTGCAGCCGCCGCAGGGCTTCGAGTTCGTGGAATTCACCAGCCTGGACGAGCAGACGACCTACACCATCCGTGCGTTCCAGTTGGGGCGCGAGCTTGGCTACGTAGGCCCGATGTTCATTTGGAACCTGAACTACTGCGAGGTCCAGGGTGTGATCGGCGTGGACTGCCTGTGGAGCCTGCTCGACCCGGCGGGCAACCCGCGCCCGGCGTTCCTGGGCGTGCGGGATATGTCGAAGTAGCGCCCCGCGCGGCGATAATCGCCGCACGATAGGGTAAAAACGACCGCCCGGCTGTGTGTATCCAGCCGGGCGGTTTTTGTTGATATGAACGCGACCTCACCCCGCGAGCTAGCGCTCGCTGCCCCTCTCCAACCTGGGTTGGAGAGGGGCGAAATCCCGTACCTGATTACGTAAGGGTAGGGTTTACTCTAGCCGGTAGGGGTAGTTCATGATCTGTGCCCCTACAAACAACAAACAAACGGGCGATGCTTGCATCGCCCCTACGAAAAACCACCGGTTACTTCTGCGTCGCTGGACTACGGCACAGGGACCACGCGCGTGCTGGGGATCGTCGTCGCGGCGACGGTCGGCGTGCGGGTGGAAGTGGGCGTGCGCGTCAGCGTCTTGCTAGGCGTGGGTGACGGGGTGTCTGTGTCTATGGGGCTGGGCGTGAGACTTGGCGTCTCTGTCGGCTCCGGCGTGTCGGTATCGGTCGGGGACGGCGTCACCGTGGGAGAGGGCGTCACACTGGGCGTGGACGTGTTGGTCGCCGTGTCGGTCGGTTCCGGTGTATTGGTCGGCGTGTCGGTATCGGTCGGTGTTGGCGTGATGCTCGGCGTCAGGGTGATGGTCGGCGTCGCGGTTTCGGTGGGCGACGGCGTGAAGCTGACTTCGGGTGTACGCGTCGCAACCCCGATCGCAGCGGTCGGGTTTTCTTCCGGCCCGGCGATGCGGAAGGCGCGCACGGCCATCTGCGACGTAATCGGCAGCAGGTTCAGCGCCAGCGTGCCGTCCGTGGCTTCGGGCAGCGTGACCGATTCCTCACCGATGACCGCGCCAGTCGCCGTGTCCCAGTAGGTGACGCGGTACAGGCCGGGCGGCATGCCGGGGAACGCCAGTTGGAAATTGAGCGGCCCCAGCGTCTGGGCGTCGCCGCCGTTCTGCCACGTGTAGCTGCGATGCTGTGCCCATGCGACGGCGATGCCGACCGTACGGTCGGCCAGAGCCAGCGCGCGAACGGGTGCGCGGTAGTCCGCGATCTCGATGTAGCCGAGTTCCAGCCAGTCCGCGCCGAGGTTGTCGAGCACGACCGTGTGCTCGCCTGCGCTCAGCGGCACGGTGACCAGGATGTCCGCGCTGGCCGGGCTGAAGTCCACGCGCGCGACCTCGAACCCATCCACGTTGATGGTCAGCATAGCGGGTGCGTCGGGCGAGACGGTGCTGACGTGAATCCGCAGCTCCGTGTCGACCGGCGGCGTGATGGTGAAGGTCTGCGGGCGGCTCAGGACGGGCGTGGCGCTGCCGTAGAAGAAGCTCGACATCTGGCCGGTGGACGGCACCGGGCCGTCGGCGGTCAGACGGTAGATCGTGTTCGGCGGCGAGATCGACTCTGGTTCGCGGTTGAAGTCCTCGATGCGCAGCGGCGTATAGGTGACGGCTTCGTCGGCGGACAGGCCGACTTCGACCGGCTGCAGGTCGGGCGAACCCCACGGGATGCCCTGGCTGAACTGCGCCAGCGGACGGAAGTCCTCGTAGAGATTCTCAGCATCGACGTAGCTGTCCCACCACCACGTCGCACCGCCGCCTGCCGAGCCGGACAGGGCCGCGCTCCACAGCACGTTCTTGAGGTGGATGCCGTTGGGATCGTCGTCAATGGGCGGGTAGGTCGAATTCAGCGAGAACTCGGTGAGCAGCACCGGCTTGTCGAGGCTGCCCATCACCTCGCGAAGGGTCGCCAGGGTATCGCTGACGATATCGCCCGTGTCCTCGTCCGGGCGGCCCTGGTAGAGCTGCACGCCTGCAAAGTCGATGCCGGGCAGCCGCCACAGCGCGGTGTCCGGCTGGCGCAGCCCGACCGTGATCAGGTGGCGGTAGGGGTCGATCTGGCGCAGGTAGCCGGTCATGTCCTGGAGCCAGGGCTGGCCCCGGCTGGCGGTATAGCCGCTGATGGCGTCCAGCGCGTCGGTGACCTCCCAGGCGAAGACGTTCGGGCTGTAGCCCCAGCGCGCGACGATGTAACGCAGGCGCTGGCGCAACAGGTCACGGGCGGTGGCGTCGAAGAAGATCGACGAGGGACCGTCAAGCGCGCCGCCGTTGGCCGTGTTGTACGGGTTGGTCGCCCAACTGATTGCGGCTTCGGGTCGGGCCGTGCCGGACGGCAGCGGCTCGGTGGTGAAGCCCCGGTGCCAGATGAGCGTGAGCTGCAGGTAGATGCCGCGCTCAGCGGCCATTTGCAGGATGGTGTCCAGGCGCCACGCGGCGGCCTGCGCCGCGTCGTAATCGCCGGGCGGACCGGGCGAATCAAGGCTGATGAACCAGGGCACGTCGAGATTGAGCCGGGCGTAGTTCGCCCCGGCGGCGCTCAGCTCGTCCAGCCAGCGCGAATAGGCGTCTAGGCCGCCCTCGTTGTCCAGCGCCCAGGCGAGGTTTTCGCCCACTGGGAAGTAGGCGGTGCCGTCATCGAAGGCGAAGTAGTGCGGGTTGCTGCCGGTGTGCACGAAGCCGGAGCTGTCGGACTCGATCACGCGGAACTCGCCTTCGCGGAGCGACACGGTATCGTCCGGCGTGCGGGCTACCACGTCGAAGGTCCAGCGCCCGATCTGAGTCGGCGTGAAGCGCACGCGCCAGCCGGGCGCGCCCGCCGGTGAAGCGGCCATCGATTCGCAGTCGTCGCCGGTGCAGTTCAGCGCGTAGGGGCGGAGGTAAAACGCGGGCACCGGGATCGTTTCGCCCTTCGGGGAGCGGAAGGTGGCCTGCACGTCGATCTGGTCGGGATCGTAGGGATTGTCGTACGTGCCCGGCACGCTGACGGCGAACTCCAGCAGGCTGTAGCGCGGGATCGTCTCAGGGATGTCGTCCTGCGCCGGGGAGGGTGTCGGCGATGGCGTTTGCTGCTGCGCGGTGGCGATGGGAACGACGATCACGGCGCCCAACAGCAGGAGGCCCACAGCCATAATCAACGACCAGCGGGTGTGTTCGCTCGAAACTCTCATGTAGGGTTGGCGTCCGGGTTTGCTCAAAAAAAGATAAGAAACAGGGCCGATATAGGATGCTTCTGCCTTATGATAGCACACTTAGTAATCTGGCGTCAGCAGGCTTGTTAGAGCGGGTCGTCTCCGGCATGCCAGCCGGGCTGGTCGCCCGCGAAGACCATGATCAGGTTGTCATCCGCGTCGTAGCTGGTATGCGCGAAAAACGGTGGCGCGCCGGGGTGGTCGAAAATGGCCGGCAGCAGCAGCGGCAGATCCTCGACCAGCGGCAAATCGTCCACCGCGTCCAGCGGCACCCATTCGAGCGCGCCTTCGTCGCAGTCGATAACCTCGCGCGAGTCGGCCCGCGCAGTGAAGACGAACACCAGGATGCCGGTAGGTTCGCCCGCGTCCACATGGATCACGCCGCGCAGCCGGACGTCCGTCACGTCGAGGCCGGTTTCTTCCTGGATCTCGCGCACCGCGCCGGTGAGTGGATCTTCGTCGCGCTCGATGTGGCCGCCGACGCCGTTGTAGCGGCCCGGATACACGCGCTTGTGCATTCCGCGCTTCATCAGCAGGATGTCGTCGCCGTGCGTGACGAAGCAAAGCGTGCGAGGCAGCGCCAACCACCGCCCGGCGGTGGCGTCCGCGCCCTGATCTTTTGCGCCCATAAGCTGGCTCCTGTGCCCGAAAAAGGGGTATCGCTGCGCGGGGCGGATTATAGCGCGCGCCGGGCGGGGCGCGAACGCGCTTGTGTGGGAACGCGGCTGGGCGGGAATGCCTGGGCGGACGCCCCGATTTTTAGGTTTGTCGGGGGGTGGGGCTTGATGTATGCTTAATCTAAGTGCTCATACTAAGGGAGAGTTCAGAATGAACGACCTGTACAGCCGGATCGTGAGCCAGCGTGGGTCGCTTGAGCGGCTGGGTGCACGGCTCCCCGGCTTTGGTGGCTATATGGATATGAGTGCGCGGCGGCAGGCCGACCGGATCATCCGCGAGCAGGTCGCAGCCGAGCTGACGCAGCAGATCAACCGGCTGCCCGCCATTGAAAAGCAACTGCTTGACGCGGGTGGATTGCAGCATATGAGTGAGACGCGCAGCGCGAAGATCAAGATGCAGACGTTCATTGACCGCGTGGCGACGGCTGCGCCCGGCTATAGCGGTTTCTACGACGCGATCAAAGTTACCGCCGAAGATCTGGCCGTGGTGTACGCCTTCGACGAGGCGCTGCTGCGCTATGGCGATGCGTTCCAGGAAAAGCTCGACGCGCTGGGACAGGCGGCCAGCAGCGGCGAAGGCATCAAGGAAGCCATCGCGGAACTGGACCGCGTGACGATCGAAGCGAACGACGCCTTCAGCCTGCGCGAGAAGACGCTCAGCGGGCTTGAATAGCAGAACCCGGCTGCCGGGTGGCAGCGTCATGTAACAGCACTATGTAGCAGCACAGGGAGACAAAACCAATGCCACGCATTATTGATGTCGTCGATCATACCAACGTTATGGATGACGAACTGGTCTACCGCGAGCCGCAGGGTGGCAGCGGCGACTTCCGCATGGGGTCGCAGGTCATCGTGCAGGAGAGCCAGGTGGCGATCTTCGTGCGCCAGGGCCAGGTGCTCGACGCGCTGGGGCCGGGGTCGCACACGCTGACCACCGGCAACCTGCCGATCCTGTCCGGCCTGATCGGGCTGGCGACCAGCGGGCGCACGCCGTTCACCGCCGACCTGTACTTCGTCAACCTGAAGGATCTGCCGCAGGTCCCGTGGGGCACCAACCCGCCCATCGTGCTCGAAACGCCGGGCAAGGGCGTCGGTGTGGTGCTGCTGATCACGCACGGCGTGATCGACATCGGCGTGGAAGACCCGATGCGCTTCATGAAGCAGTACGCGGTCGGCAAGCCGATCCTGCGCCTGGGCGACATCCGAGACCGCATCCAGTCGATGCTGCTGGGCGAGCTGGCCGGGCTGCTGTCGTCGTCGGGCGCGCAGAGTATCATGGACGCCAACCGTCTGCTGGGCGACCTGGAAGGCGCGGCCCTGGCGCGGCTGAACGAGCAGTTCGCGCAGATCGGCATGCGGATCAAGGCGTTTGAGGCGAAGCCGTTCACGGCCAAGGACGTGCCGACCGACGAGCTGCGCAACTACGTGGACATTGACACGTGGGAGCGCATCAAGCGGCTGGACGTGGCGAACGCGGCGGCGGGTAATCCCGGCGCGGGCGGCAGCCTGGCGGGCGCCGGTGTGGGTCTGGGCGTCGGGCAGAGCCTGGGCGCGGCGATGAACCCGGAGCAGGCCGCGCTGCAACAGCAGCAGCAAATGATGATGAACCAGATGATGATGCAGATGATGCAGAACAACCAGCAGGGCGGTGCGCAAGCGCCACAGCAGGCCGCCGCGCCCGCCGTGCCACAGACGGTGGAGGAGATCCGCGCCTATCTGGACCAGCTCGACATGAAGCTGGCATCGGGCGAGCTGTCCGAGTCGATGTACGACAAGCTGTCGCAGAAGTGGGAAGCGCGGCTGAAGGATCTGGGCGGGTAAGCGCACAGCCCAACGCTCAACTGGCTGAACGACGGAGGGACGGTCTGCGGACGGTCCCTCCGTTTTTTATTGCACCGGGAAATGCACGGTCGCCAGGGGCAGCGTGTCGCCAAGTGAATCGCCGTGCGGCCCCGCGACGGGCACGCGTTCGCCGGTGGCCGGGTCGTAGACGCCGATTTCCAGCGTGTAGTCGCCGGGCGGCAGGTCTTCGGTGGCATCCGCCAGCAGCGTGTATGGATCGCGCAGCAGGGCATTGGGGTCCCAAGTTGTCGTACCGGGCGCGCGGTCGTCTTGCGCCCAGATAGGCGAGCCGTCTGGGGCGCGGCGCGGTGAGGTGAGGTGCACGAATACCTTGTAGTCGATCTGCGTTTGCGCCAGCGGCAGCCAGTACAAGGACAGCGTTATGGCGGGCGAGGCGGCGCTGGGGCCGTGCAGCGTATAGCCGACGAGGTGCGCGAAGTCCCCGAAGGTCGCACCCACCGCATGCGCGATGTCGTCCGTGCTGACCTCACGCGTGGCGTAGTAGGTGATGGGGAATCCGCCGATGGTGTAGCGCGCAAGGCGCTGGTACTGCTCGTCCAACACACGCATGGCGTCCGGCGGATCGCCCACCAGCCAGATCGCGTCGCGCCAGAGTTCTGCATCGAGCGTGTCCGCCGGATCGCTGCCCGGCTCCAGGCTGATCTCGGCAGCGGGACCGTCCGTGTAGTAATAGCGGAAGGTGGGATCGGGCGCGGGGAACACGATCAAGTTCGTTGGCCCGGCACGCTCCATGAAAAACGCCGCGAGCGTGGGCCAGTCAGGGGCTTTGGGCGTATCGCCGCGATAGTAGCGCGCGAGCGTATCCGCGCCGGGCACGACCAGCAGCGCGACCAGCGCGACGCGGGCGAGCCAAATCGCAGGGCGGGGCAGGCGGCTAGAGTCAATGGGGGCGGTCAGGGCGCGGGCGGTCAGGAGCAGCAGCGCGGGAATGACGGCGATCAGGTAGCGCGGATTGAACACGCTCATACGCGTGGCGACGATCAACAGAAAGACGGTCGGCAGTACGATCCAGACCGACAGCCAGAGTGGGGTACGGCTCCGGCGCGCGTCGTGGGCCAGCAGCAGCGCGACGAGCGCGATCCAGCTCAGCGGCACGATCGCGTTCCACGGCGCGCTGAGCGCATCGCCTACCAGGAGCGTGGGGAGGAACGTCGTCAGCACGGCGGCGGGGTCGGCGCGGTCGAGCGTGCCGGAGTAGCCGCTGCCCGACAGCCAGTAGAGCTGCACGAGCCACGGCACGAGCAGCACACCGAGCGCGATCCCCGCGATCCCCGTGCGCCGCCAGACGTCTCGGTGGGAACGGGTCAGCAGCAGGAACAGGATCTGGACCGGCAGCAAAAACGCTTCGAGGAAAAAGGTGTAGAGCGCGAGCGCCTGCGCCGCGACGTAAAACGCCCAGCGACGCGGTTGGCTCGAGGCGGCGGCGCGCACAAACAGCAGCATCGCCAGCGGACTCAGCCCGGCCCACAGCGCGTAGTTGCGTGCGTCCTGCGCGTGCCAGATCAGGAAGGGGTGGATCGCCCACAGCAGGGCGGCCAGGGTTGCCGCGCGATCATCATGGAACAGCCACCGCGCCAGCGCCCACATGCCTGCGACACCGAGCAGATTGCCGAGCAGTGGCAGCAAACGCATGGCGAACTCGCTGCTGCCCGCGATTTGGTTCCAGGCCCAGAACGCGCCGAAGGTCCCGAACGGGTGCGGCTCGCGGTGGCTCAGCGGCGTGTCCGCGCCGAGCGGATCCGCGCCCAGGGGATCGGCGGCCCAGTAGCGCACGGCGAACGCCTCGTCGCCGCGCAGCGGGCTGGCACCCAGGTGATCGATGCGCAGGGCGAAAGCCAGCCCGCACACCAGCACGAAGAACGCCAGCCGCCGGGACGCCGATCTGCTCATGGCGGGCCGGTTACTGCTTTTGCAGGCGGGTGTCGACCGACATTAGCCACGCGAGGTCCTTCTTGCGCAGGCCGTACCAGTCTCCCTTTTGGCGCTGGCGGGCGAACTTCTTGTACAGGAAGGACTCGAGCGCTTCGGCGTCGTCCACCTGAATCGTGCGCAGCAGCTCCGCCGGTTGGGGCGACTGTTCCTGAAGCGTTTCCAGGTGCTCGTCCAGGCTGCTGGTCACGGCGTCGATGTTCACGAGCTGGCCCGCCTGCACGATGGCGACTGTGCCGTCGAGTGCGGTGCCGTCTTCGGCAGGCGCGAAGCGGGCGACGAAGTCCGCATCGGTTTCGACCGGGATGTCCTCAGCGACGGGCATCTCGACGTCGTCTTCGTCCTCGATCTCGTCCATGTCGGCGCCCGCCAGCTCCTGGCGCGTCAAGAGACCATACGCCTGATCGATGCGATCCATTTGCTCGACGGAGAGGGTGGGGCGATCCACGCTTTTCTGCTCGCGCAGGAACTGGCGCAGCGACGGCTTCTTTTTGGGATCGCCGTAGACGACGGGGAGGTCCGGATCTTCCGCCTCGACGCGCGCCTTGGCATTGATAAACACGACGACCGGCTGAACCGTGACGCCGGAATCGGGCGCGAGCTTGTCGATCACACGCTGAACCTGCTGCGCTTCGTATGTAGCCTCGCGGAACGGATCGCCGAGCAGGTCCTGGCGCATGTAACCCATCAGGCGGTTTATCATGCCGCCGTCGCCGGACCACTTCTTGCCGGAGACGCGATAGCTCTTTTCTTGCCAGACGGTGTGCAGCAGGAACACGCCTTCCGGTCCGACCAGCACGTGATGGGCCGGGAGCAGGTAGTTAAAGAGCGTGTAGCGGGACCCCAACCCCTTGAGCGCTTCCTGAAGCGCCTTCGCCGGGCGCGGCTCGCGGATCCACTGGTTTGCCATGCGGACCGAGGTAATCGTCATGAGCAGCAGGGTGGGCAGCAGCAAGCAGCTCAGGCTGCTGGCGCTGGACGAGGCCGGGTTCGACCACGTGTAAAAGAAGCCGAGCGCCATACCGCCCAGGCTGGCAAAAAACAGGACGTGCGAGATGGTGCGATTCCGCTTGAGAAGCGCCTCATTGGTGACAACGCGCATGGTGCATCAGTGCCTTTCTGTTGGTGCAGGTGTGTTTGGCCTGTGATTCCGGGGAATGGTAACACAGATTGGGCAAAGCGGTTAGGGTTTGGCGGTGAGATGGTCGTAGATGATAGATGAGGCGAGGGTGGTGAACTGGGGATGGGCTGGTATAATTCGCAACGCCAATCGCCCGGTGGAGGTCGCCTGGTGGCGGCCCGGCAGCCGGGAGAGTGCCAGCCTGTTATGAGTGAACGCAAAGCAACCCAAGTCTGCACGATTTGCGGCTCCACCCAGCCGCTTTCCGCCCGCCGTTGTGGTATCTGCGGCGCGGTGCTTTCCGGGCAAGCGGCAACCAGGATTTCGGACACCGCGCACGAGGCCGC
This window of the Aggregatilinea lenta genome carries:
- a CDS encoding DUF5060 domain-containing protein is translated as MAVGLLLLGAVIVVPIATAQQQTPSPTPSPAQDDIPETIPRYSLLEFAVSVPGTYDNPYDPDQIDVQATFRSPKGETIPVPAFYLRPYALNCTGDDCESMAASPAGAPGWRVRFTPTQIGRWTFDVVARTPDDTVSLREGEFRVIESDSSGFVHTGSNPHYFAFDDGTAYFPVGENLAWALDNEGGLDAYSRWLDELSAAGANYARLNLDVPWFISLDSPGPPGDYDAAQAAAWRLDTILQMAAERGIYLQLTLIWHRGFTTEPLPSGTARPEAAISWATNPYNTANGGALDGPSSIFFDATARDLLRQRLRYIVARWGYSPNVFAWEVTDALDAISGYTASRGQPWLQDMTGYLRQIDPYRHLITVGLRQPDTALWRLPGIDFAGVQLYQGRPDEDTGDIVSDTLATLREVMGSLDKPVLLTEFSLNSTYPPIDDDPNGIHLKNVLWSAALSGSAGGGATWWWDSYVDAENLYEDFRPLAQFSQGIPWGSPDLQPVEVGLSADEAVTYTPLRIEDFNREPESISPPNTIYRLTADGPVPSTGQMSSFFYGSATPVLSRPQTFTITPPVDTELRIHVSTVSPDAPAMLTINVDGFEVARVDFSPASADILVTVPLSAGEHTVVLDNLGADWLELGYIEIADYRAPVRALALADRTVGIAVAWAQHRSYTWQNGGDAQTLGPLNFQLAFPGMPPGLYRVTYWDTATGAVIGEESVTLPEATDGTLALNLLPITSQMAVRAFRIAGPEENPTAAIGVATRTPEVSFTPSPTETATPTITLTPSITPTPTDTDTPTNTPEPTDTATNTSTPSVTPSPTVTPSPTDTDTPEPTETPSLTPSPIDTDTPSPTPSKTLTRTPTSTRTPTVAATTIPSTRVVPVP
- a CDS encoding NUDIX hydrolase, whose translation is MGAKDQGADATAGRWLALPRTLCFVTHGDDILLMKRGMHKRVYPGRYNGVGGHIERDEDPLTGAVREIQEETGLDVTDVRLRGVIHVDAGEPTGILVFVFTARADSREVIDCDEGALEWVPLDAVDDLPLVEDLPLLLPAIFDHPGAPPFFAHTSYDADDNLIMVFAGDQPGWHAGDDPL
- a CDS encoding SPFH domain-containing protein gives rise to the protein MPRIIDVVDHTNVMDDELVYREPQGGSGDFRMGSQVIVQESQVAIFVRQGQVLDALGPGSHTLTTGNLPILSGLIGLATSGRTPFTADLYFVNLKDLPQVPWGTNPPIVLETPGKGVGVVLLITHGVIDIGVEDPMRFMKQYAVGKPILRLGDIRDRIQSMLLGELAGLLSSSGAQSIMDANRLLGDLEGAALARLNEQFAQIGMRIKAFEAKPFTAKDVPTDELRNYVDIDTWERIKRLDVANAAAGNPGAGGSLAGAGVGLGVGQSLGAAMNPEQAALQQQQQMMMNQMMMQMMQNNQQGGAQAPQQAAAPAVPQTVEEIRAYLDQLDMKLASGELSESMYDKLSQKWEARLKDLGG
- a CDS encoding glycosyltransferase family 39 protein produces the protein MSRSASRRLAFFVLVCGLAFALRIDHLGASPLRGDEAFAVRYWAADPLGADPLGADTPLSHREPHPFGTFGAFWAWNQIAGSSEFAMRLLPLLGNLLGVAGMWALARWLFHDDRAATLAALLWAIHPFLIWHAQDARNYALWAGLSPLAMLLFVRAAASSQPRRWAFYVAAQALALYTFFLEAFLLPVQILFLLLTRSHRDVWRRTGIAGIALGVLLVPWLVQLYWLSGSGYSGTLDRADPAAVLTTFLPTLLVGDALSAPWNAIVPLSWIALVALLLAHDARRSRTPLWLSVWIVLPTVFLLIVATRMSVFNPRYLIAVIPALLLLTARALTAPIDSSRLPRPAIWLARVALVALLVVPGADTLARYYRGDTPKAPDWPTLAAFFMERAGPTNLIVFPAPDPTFRYYYTDGPAAEISLEPGSDPADTLDAELWRDAIWLVGDPPDAMRVLDEQYQRLARYTIGGFPITYYATREVSTDDIAHAVGATFGDFAHLVGYTLHGPSAASPAITLSLYWLPLAQTQIDYKVFVHLTSPRRAPDGSPIWAQDDRAPGTTTWDPNALLRDPYTLLADATEDLPPGDYTLEIGVYDPATGERVPVAGPHGDSLGDTLPLATVHFPVQ
- a CDS encoding nuclease-related domain-containing protein, with translation MRVVTNEALLKRNRTISHVLFFASLGGMALGFFYTWSNPASSSASSLSCLLLPTLLLMTITSVRMANQWIREPRPAKALQEALKGLGSRYTLFNYLLPAHHVLVGPEGVFLLHTVWQEKSYRVSGKKWSGDGGMINRLMGYMRQDLLGDPFREATYEAQQVQRVIDKLAPDSGVTVQPVVVFINAKARVEAEDPDLPVVYGDPKKKPSLRQFLREQKSVDRPTLSVEQMDRIDQAYGLLTRQELAGADMDEIEDEDDVEMPVAEDIPVETDADFVARFAPAEDGTALDGTVAIVQAGQLVNIDAVTSSLDEHLETLQEQSPQPAELLRTIQVDDAEALESFLYKKFARQRQKGDWYGLRKKDLAWLMSVDTRLQKQ